From a single Sorghum bicolor cultivar BTx623 chromosome 5, Sorghum_bicolor_NCBIv3, whole genome shotgun sequence genomic region:
- the LOC110435588 gene encoding beta-glucosidase-like SFR2, chloroplastic, translating into MPLPAFLAAAARLAVLVAAAVTAANAASFARYRRRHLRRIPNPIDESADPIADFRALPSNSAAASAGEDVAEDGNFFFGLATAPAHVEDRLEDAWLQFAVEHSCDDKEAMRDHKTADAVMASAAGDGGAQLASRSRGDEKAVDGEKRKPLKVAMEAMLRGFEMFAYGGEAGSGDNCSHNVAAWHNVPCPQERLKFWSDPDTELKLAKETGISVFRLGIDWTRVMPKAPTEESKSSVNFAALERYRWIIQRVHEYGMKVMLTLFHHSLPPWAGEYGGWRMEKTVKYFMDFVRLVVDRVSDLVDYWVVFNEPHVFVMLTYCAGAWPGGDPNAIEVATSALPTGVYNQALHWMAIAHAEAYDYIHSESKSKRKPFVGVAHHVSFTRPYGLFDVAAVTLANSLTLFPYVDSICDKLDFIGINYYGQEVISGPGLKLVDNDEYSESGRGVYPDGLFRILIQFNERYKSLNIPFIITENGVSDETDLIRKPYILEHLLAIYAAIIMGVPVLGYLFWTMSDNWEWADGYGPKFGLVAVDRANNLARKPRPSYYLFSKVVTTGKITRQDRLGAWRELQQAAFQKKTRPFFRAVDKHGRMYAGGLDRPIQRPFILRDWRFGHYEMEGLQDPFSRFIRSIFSPILRKKKIHYIEYEDISYAISP; encoded by the exons ATGCCGCTCCCGGcgttcctggcggcggcggcgaggctggCCGTCCTGGTGGCCGCTGCCGTGACGGCGGCCAACGCGGCCTCCTTCGCGCGGTACCGGCGCCGCCACCTCCGCCGCATCCCCAACCCCATCGACGAGTCCGCCGACCCCATCGCCGACTTCCGCGCCCTCCCCTCCaactccgccgccgcctccgccggcgAGGATGTCGCAG AAGATGGCAATTTCTTCTTTGGGCTAGCGACTGCGCCGGCGCATGTCGAGGACAGGTTGGAAGATGCTTGGCTTCAGTTTGCAGTGGAGCATTCCTGTGATGACAAGGAGGCCATGCGCGACCATAAGACAGCAGACGCGGTGATGGCATCGGCTGCAGGGGATGGAGGCGCTCAGCTGGCTTCTAGGTCCAGAGGGGACGAAAAGGCTGTTGATGGAGAGAAGAGGAAGCCTCTTAAGGTTGCCATGGAGGCGATGCTCAGGGGGTTTGAAATGTTTGCTTACGGTGGTGAAGCTGGTTCTGGCGATAACTGCAGCCACAACGTCGCAGCTTGGCACAATGTTCCTTGCCC GCAAGAAAGGCTTAAATTTTGGTCTGATCCTGATACTGAGTTGAAACTCGCTAAGGAAACCGGGATCAGTGTTTTCCGCCTGGGAATTGATTGGACAAGGGTAATGCCTAAGGCACCAACTGAAGAATCCAAGAGTTCA GTCAACTTCGCAGCACTTGAGCGGTATAGATGGATCATTCAAAGAGTTCATGAATATGGAATGAAAGTGATGCTTACGCTATTTCACCACTCACTTCCACCTTGGGCTGGGGAATATGGGGGGTGGAGGATGGAAAAAACCGTGAAGTACTTTATGGATTTTGTGAG GCTTGTTGTTGATCGTGTATCTGATTTGGTAGACTACTGGGTGGTTTTTAATGAACCTCATGTGTTTGTAATGCTGACCTATTGTGCTGGTGCTTGGCCTGGTGGAGACCCTAATGCAATTGAAGTAGCAACATCTGCTTTACCGACTGGTGTATATAACCAAGCATTACATTGGATGGCTATTGCACATGCAGAAGCCTATGACTACATACATTCAGAAAG CAAAAGTAAAAGGAAGCCATTCGTTGGTGTCGCTCATCATGTATCATTTACACGGCCCTATGGTCTATTTGATGTTGCTGCTGTCACACTGGCTAATTCATTGACCCTTTTCCCTTACGTTGATAGCATATGTGATAAATTGGATTTTATCGGCATCAACTACTATGGGCAG GAGGTGATATCAGGCCCTGGTCTAAAGCTCGTGGACAATGACGAGTACAGTGAATCTGGTCGTGGTGTTTATCCTGATGGGCTGTTTCGTATCCTGATTCAGTTTAATGAACGATACAAGAGCTTAAATATACCTTTTATAATTACTGAAAATGGAGTTTCTGACGAGACTGATCTGATTCGGAAACCATATATTCTGGAGCACCTGTTAGCCATTTATGCTGCAATCATTATG GGTGTGCCTGTGCTTGGTTATCTATTCTGGACGATGTCAGATAATTGGGAATGGGCTGATGGCTATGGTCCTAAGTTTGGGCTTGTGGCTGTTGATCGTGCTAACAACCTAGCACGGAAACCTAGGCCTTCATACTATTTATTCTCCAAG GTTGTTACAactgggaaaattacaagacaGGACAGGCTGGGTGCTTGGAGGGAGCTGCAACAAGCAGCATTTCAGAAGAAAACACGCCCATTTTTCAGGGCAGTAGATAAACATGGTCGGATGTATGCAG GGGGTTTAGATCGGCCTATCCAGAGACCATTCATATTGCGGGATTGGCGATTTGGTCATTATGAAATGGAAGGCTTGCAGGATCCTTTCAGTCGCTTTATAAGATCCATTTTTTCACCAATTTTGCGCAAGAAGAAGATTCATTACATTGAGTATGAGGATATTTCTTATGCTATTTCCCCCTGA
- the LOC8085987 gene encoding putative pectinesterase 63, whose translation MEAEDPSSGISSIAHGRPARSTRRSTWRTPPLKTAGHHALAPSIYRQGRREVSIVDRSAGGMHWRTTMGRRAAAATTTTKPLLLLLLVVSALLAAAPAAANNAPGGAFSNWIVQNQQSYALYAQKSAGDGGKEPMDKSLQEAEAKKVTYVIDPSGNGDYPNITAALDAIPESNTRRVILDLKPGAVFREKLFVNISKPFVTFKSDPANPATVVWNDTAASRSRAAKDGGKPVGTVGSATLAVESDYFTAYGVVLKNDAPLAKPGAKGGQAVALRLFGTKAQVYNCTIDGGQDTLYDHKGLHYFKSCLIRGSVDFIFGFGRSFYEDCRIESVVKEVAVLTAQQRTKSIEGAIDTGFSFKNCSIGGVKGGQIYLGRAWGDSSRVVYAYTEMGEEVVPVGWDGWEIAKPESSGIYYGEFKCFGPGADAKRKKKRVGWALDLTEQQAKPFVGTHYILGDTWLQPPPDTPFGKSPAAPKTASSAPASAPTSSNTSSASAPTTSSNTTSASAPASSKSTSVSASSNTTSASDSSKTTSDSSKASSASSKSSSTPPPPKQ comes from the coding sequence ATGGAGGCGGAGGACCCGAGCTCCGGGATTAGCTCGATCGCCCATGGCCGACCTGCGCGGTCCACCCGACGGTCAACATGGAGAACCCCACCTTTAAAAACGGCCGGCCACCACGCGCTAGCTCCGTCCATCTATCGACAAGGAAGAAGAGAGGTGTCGATCGTCGATCGGTCGGCCGGCGGCATGCATTGGCGGACCACCAtggggcggcgagcggcggcggcgacgacgacgacgaagcctctgctcctcctcctcctcgtcgtgtcCGCGCTCCTTGCGGCGGCGCCGGCCGCCGCCAACAACGCGCCTGGCGGGGCGTTCAGCAACTGGATCGTGCAGAACCAGCAGAGCTACGCGCTGTACGCGCAGAAGTCCGCCGGCGACGGGGGCAAGGAGCCCATGGACAAGAGCCTGCAGGAGGCGGAGGCGAAGAAGGTGACGTACGTGATCGACCCCAGCGGCAACGGCGACTACCCCAACATCACGGCGGCGCTGGACGCGATCCCGGAGAGCAACACTCGGCGGGTGATCCTGGACCTGAAGCCCGGCGCGGTGTTCCGGGAGAAGCTGTTCGTCAACATCAGCAAGCCGTTCGTGACGTTCAAGTCGGACCCGGCGAACCCGGCCACCGTCGTCTGGAACGACACGGCGGCGTCGCGCTCGCGCGCCGCCAAGGACGGCGGCAAGCCCGTGGGCACGGTGGGGAGCGCGACGCTGGCGGTGGAGTCGGACTACTTCACGGCGTACGGCGTGGTGCTCAAGAACGACGCGCCGCTGGCCAAGCCGGGCGCCAAGGGCGGGCAGGCGGTGGCGCTGCGGCTGTTCGGGACCAAGGCGCAGGTCTACAACTGCACCATCGACGGCGGGCAGGACACGCTGTACGACCACAAGGGCCTGCACTATTTCAAGAGCTGCCTCATCAGGGGCAGCGTCGACTTCATCTTCGGCTTCGGCCGGAGCTTCTACGAGGACTGCCGCATCGAGTCGGTGGTCAAGGAGGTGGCCGTGCTCACGGCGCAGCAGCGGACCAAGTCCATCGAGGGCGCCATTGACACCGGCTTCTCCTTCAAGAACTGCAGCATCGGCGGCGTCAAGGGCGGACAGATCTACCTGGGACGCGCGTGGGGGGACTCGTCGCGGGTGGTCTACGCCTACACGGAgatgggggaggaggtggtcccCGTCGGCTGGGACGGCTGGGAAATCGCCAAGCCGGAGAGCAGCGGCATCTACTACGGCGAGTTCAAGTGCTTTGGCCCCGGCGCCGACgccaagaggaagaagaagagggtgGGGTGGGCGCTGGACCTCACCGAGCAGCAGGCCAAGCCCTTCGTCGGCACGCACTACATCCTCGGCGACACCTGGCTCCAGCCACCGCCTGACACCCCGTTTGGAAAGTCCCCCGCGGCTCCCAAAACAGCTTCTTCGGCTCCGGCTTCGGCTCCGACTTCTTCAAACACGAGCTCGGCTTCGGCTCCGACGACATCTTCAAACACGACTTCGGCTTCGGCTCCGGCTTCGTCAAAATCGACTTCGGTTTCGGCTTCTTCAAACACGACTTCGGCTTCGGattcttcaaaaacaacttcGGATTCTTCAAAGGCTTCATCAGCTTCTTCaaaatcttcttcgactccaccTCCTCCGAAGCAGTAG